One window from the genome of Corynebacterium sp. SCR221107 encodes:
- a CDS encoding metal ABC transporter ATP-binding protein, whose amino-acid sequence MNACVVTDLGVNYQATTALEKVSFSVRTGTIMGLIGPNGAGKSTALKAMVGLVPHTGTVRLADGISLGYMPQAADVDWDFPITVEKVVEMGRYPKLGWFKRLRPADHEAVEAALERVGIANLHKRQIGQLSGGQRKRVFLARILAQDPGLYLLDEPFAGVDVASESVIHRVLHELRDAGKTIVIVHHDLATVRHLSDDVTIINRSVVASGPAKATLSPDNLERAFGLGIA is encoded by the coding sequence ATGAACGCATGCGTTGTCACTGACCTGGGCGTGAACTACCAAGCAACGACCGCACTGGAAAAGGTCAGCTTCAGCGTGCGAACCGGCACCATCATGGGACTCATCGGCCCCAACGGCGCGGGCAAATCCACCGCGCTCAAGGCGATGGTTGGCCTCGTGCCGCACACCGGCACCGTACGGCTTGCCGACGGCATCAGCCTGGGCTACATGCCCCAGGCCGCCGACGTGGACTGGGATTTCCCGATCACCGTCGAAAAGGTGGTGGAGATGGGGCGCTACCCGAAGCTTGGCTGGTTCAAGCGCCTGCGCCCGGCCGACCACGAAGCGGTAGAGGCGGCACTCGAGCGCGTCGGCATCGCCAATCTGCACAAGCGCCAGATTGGGCAGCTTTCCGGCGGCCAGCGCAAGCGTGTCTTCCTCGCGCGCATCCTCGCCCAAGATCCGGGCCTGTACCTGCTCGACGAGCCCTTCGCGGGCGTGGATGTGGCCAGCGAATCCGTGATTCACCGGGTGCTGCATGAGCTGCGCGATGCAGGCAAGACCATCGTGATCGTCCATCACGATTTGGCCACCGTCCGGCACCTTTCCGACGACGTCACCATCATCAACCGCAGCGTTGTCGCCAGTGGCCCGGCCAAGGCGACTCTGAGCCCCGACAACCTGGAGCGGGCCTTCGGACTGGGGATTGCATGA
- a CDS encoding GtrA family protein, translating to MSDNQPSANNSLKTQLSRFVAVGVLSAIVDFGLTLILTALGLQRSASKAVGWCAGTLTAYILNSKWTFNSKTSAKSTVAVTALYLSTFAVQNFLYWVLESPLQSLGLSDLGVDTAAFVIAQGVATVTNFVVQRMFIFNDKPKVVASEDPR from the coding sequence GTGTCTGATAATCAACCTTCCGCCAACAATTCCCTCAAGACCCAATTGAGCCGCTTTGTCGCGGTAGGCGTGCTGTCGGCAATTGTGGACTTCGGGCTCACGCTCATCTTGACCGCGCTTGGGCTGCAGCGTTCGGCGTCGAAGGCCGTGGGCTGGTGCGCGGGCACGCTCACCGCCTACATCCTCAACTCCAAGTGGACCTTTAACTCAAAGACCTCGGCGAAGTCGACGGTGGCCGTGACGGCGCTGTACCTGTCCACCTTCGCGGTGCAAAACTTCCTCTACTGGGTGCTCGAATCCCCGCTGCAGTCGCTGGGACTATCTGACCTAGGGGTGGACACCGCTGCCTTCGTCATCGCCCAAGGCGTTGCCACTGTCACCAATTTCGTGGTCCAGCGGATGTTCATCTTCAACGACAAGCCTAAGGTGGTGGCCAGCGAAGATCCCCGCTAG
- the glfT1 gene encoding galactofuranosyltransferase GlfT1 yields MSTKHLHHSFSTAAVIVTHNRVEELAGSLKVVAEQSHPVEWIIVVDNGCDEAVEKLLRETAGDRGVYVPSKTNLGGAGGFALGFLTALAKGAQAIWCADDDGRPADREVLKTLYDMAEREGLDEISPLVCDINDPTLLAFPLRQGTTWHRRTEELTGDFLPQYASLFNGALISASAMEIIGVPDYRLFIRGDEVEYHRRLVRSGLKFGTCLTTFYLHPNGSGEFKPILGGRMHTQYPDNEGKRFFTYRNRGYLMNQPGMRKLLPQEYARFAWFFLIQRKDPKGFRQWLKLHNLGRKERFERP; encoded by the coding sequence ATGAGCACGAAGCACCTGCATCACAGTTTTTCCACCGCTGCCGTCATTGTGACACACAACAGGGTCGAAGAACTAGCAGGCTCCCTGAAGGTGGTCGCCGAGCAGTCCCACCCGGTCGAGTGGATCATCGTGGTGGATAATGGCTGCGACGAGGCCGTCGAAAAGCTGCTGCGCGAAACCGCAGGCGACCGCGGCGTGTACGTTCCCTCCAAGACGAATCTCGGCGGCGCCGGCGGCTTTGCCCTAGGCTTCCTCACCGCACTCGCCAAGGGCGCGCAGGCTATCTGGTGCGCCGACGATGACGGGCGCCCAGCCGACCGGGAGGTCCTCAAGACCCTCTACGACATGGCCGAGCGCGAAGGCCTCGACGAAATCTCGCCGCTGGTGTGCGATATCAACGACCCCACCCTGCTCGCCTTCCCGCTGCGCCAAGGCACCACCTGGCATCGCCGCACCGAGGAGCTCACCGGCGATTTCCTCCCCCAGTATGCCTCCCTCTTTAATGGTGCGCTGATCTCCGCCTCCGCGATGGAGATCATCGGCGTGCCGGATTATCGCCTCTTCATCCGCGGCGATGAGGTGGAATACCACCGCCGTCTCGTCCGCTCCGGGCTCAAGTTTGGCACCTGCCTCACAACCTTCTACCTGCATCCGAATGGCTCCGGCGAGTTCAAGCCGATCCTCGGCGGGCGCATGCACACCCAGTACCCCGATAACGAGGGCAAGCGGTTTTTTACCTACCGCAACCGCGGCTACCTCATGAACCAGCCCGGCATGCGCAAACTCCTCCCGCAGGAATACGCCCGTTTCGCGTGGTTCTTCCTCATCCAACGCAAGGACCCGAAGGGCTTCCGCCAGTGGCTCAAGCTGCACAACTTGGGACGCAAGGAACGCTTCGAACGCCCCTAG
- a CDS encoding metal ABC transporter substrate-binding protein: MNFQQGRLSLKVALATGAAAALVALSACSVEVDGKSADSSGASGKDLTVFATTGYIGDAVQNIAPDAKLTTMIGPGGDPHTYQATTKDIAAMQDADVVLWSGLGLEASMQDQLEGLGDKQLAVAETIPDDKLLPWTESEEEHDHEAEEEHADHDHATEAEEAAGSATNAHAGHDHGDLEFDPHVWNSTDNWKLVIDAIVEKLSEADTAGAATYKENGEKYKAEIDETAEYVQQQIDSIPEDQRTLISGHDAFAYFGNQFGLEIKATDFVSSDAQLSASELVELAQFIADHKVRTVFQDNVSNPQAIQSLTEQAKADGWEVTVSDQTLYAGSLGASAPQDTYLGVMRYNAETIAKALS, encoded by the coding sequence ATGAATTTTCAACAAGGACGCTTATCGCTAAAGGTCGCACTGGCCACAGGAGCCGCAGCGGCACTCGTTGCACTCAGTGCCTGCTCCGTCGAGGTTGACGGCAAAAGCGCCGATAGCTCAGGCGCGTCGGGTAAGGATCTGACCGTGTTCGCTACCACCGGCTACATCGGTGACGCGGTCCAGAATATTGCCCCTGACGCCAAGCTCACCACCATGATCGGCCCGGGTGGGGATCCGCACACCTATCAGGCCACCACCAAGGACATCGCCGCCATGCAGGACGCCGATGTGGTGTTGTGGTCCGGGCTTGGTCTCGAGGCCAGCATGCAAGACCAGCTCGAAGGACTCGGCGACAAGCAGCTAGCCGTAGCCGAGACCATCCCGGACGACAAGCTCTTGCCGTGGACCGAATCCGAGGAGGAGCACGACCACGAAGCGGAAGAAGAACACGCGGATCACGATCACGCAACCGAGGCCGAAGAGGCAGCCGGCTCGGCCACGAACGCGCATGCGGGCCATGACCACGGCGACCTAGAGTTCGACCCCCACGTGTGGAACTCGACCGACAACTGGAAGCTCGTGATTGATGCGATCGTCGAAAAGCTCTCCGAGGCCGACACGGCCGGGGCTGCAACCTATAAGGAAAACGGCGAGAAGTACAAGGCCGAGATCGATGAGACGGCCGAGTATGTCCAGCAGCAGATCGATTCGATCCCGGAAGATCAGCGCACGCTGATCTCCGGCCACGATGCCTTCGCCTACTTCGGCAACCAGTTCGGCCTGGAAATCAAGGCCACCGACTTCGTCTCCTCCGATGCGCAGCTTTCGGCCAGCGAGCTCGTGGAACTTGCGCAGTTTATCGCCGACCACAAGGTGCGCACCGTCTTCCAGGATAACGTCTCCAACCCGCAGGCCATCCAGTCGCTGACAGAGCAGGCCAAAGCCGACGGGTGGGAGGTGACCGTATCCGATCAGACGCTGTACGCCGGCTCGCTGGGAGCTTCGGCCCCGCAGGACACCTACCTCGGCGTCATGCGCTATAACGCGGAGACGATCGCGAAGGCACTGTCCTAG